Proteins encoded together in one Deinococcus irradiatisoli window:
- the hpf gene encoding ribosome hibernation-promoting factor, HPF/YfiA family, which produces MHIYKLSGRNVDVTDALRDYVESKLTRLDRFNGQITDARVTLTVRDVRDASRRNRVEVQLNVPNGIIRAEEHNADMYAAIDKAGDVLERQLRKFKTKIMRHRNDAPIDAEAPAQADSGDDVSEFRPDIVRQKRFDMRPMSAEDAVTQMEALGHDFYVFMNMNTNSCGVVYRRKDGHYGLIEPS; this is translated from the coding sequence GTGCATATCTACAAGCTGAGCGGACGCAACGTTGACGTGACCGATGCCCTGCGCGACTACGTGGAGAGCAAGCTGACGCGGCTCGACCGGTTCAACGGTCAGATCACCGACGCCCGCGTGACGCTCACCGTACGCGACGTCAGGGACGCCTCGCGCCGGAACCGCGTCGAAGTTCAGCTCAATGTGCCCAACGGCATCATCCGCGCCGAGGAGCACAACGCCGATATGTACGCCGCCATCGACAAGGCCGGGGACGTGCTCGAACGCCAGCTGCGAAAATTCAAGACCAAGATCATGCGCCACCGCAACGACGCGCCCATCGATGCCGAAGCGCCGGCGCAGGCCGACAGCGGCGACGATGTCAGCGAGTTCCGGCCCGACATCGTGCGCCAGAAGCGCTTCGACATGCGCCCGATGTCGGCCGAGGACGCCGTGACCCAGATGGAAGCGCTCGGCCACGACTTCTACGTGTTCATGAACATGAACACCAATTCCTGCGGGGTGGTCTACCGCCGCAAGGACGGGCATTACGGCCTGATCGAACCGAGCTGA
- a CDS encoding bifunctional riboflavin kinase/FAD synthetase, whose product MKTYLSASQRPDTETVVAIGSFDGLHLGHQALLARLRERARHHHVPSVVYTFDPPTRVFTQGVEFLSTLPEKLELLSRYGIDEVIAVPFTAEFAARPKEDFLNDLRSLRPRAVVVGEDFYFGKGRAGSVQDLRGVSRDVTALPMHSLGGEDIKSTRIREFLRLGQVESAQRFLGRHYSAQGVVVQGDQLGRTIGFPTANVQVAQGKALPRGVFAVRVQVESEGLTEVHDGMANIGNRPTVNGSVLRFEVNLLDFDGDLYGKELQVKFFHFIRAEQKFSGLDELKAQLGRDLDRTRALLAET is encoded by the coding sequence TTGAAAACCTACCTGTCGGCCAGTCAGCGCCCCGATACCGAAACGGTAGTGGCGATCGGTTCGTTCGACGGTCTGCACCTGGGCCACCAGGCGCTCCTGGCCCGCCTGCGGGAACGTGCCCGGCACCACCACGTGCCCAGCGTGGTCTACACCTTCGATCCACCCACGCGGGTCTTTACCCAGGGCGTCGAGTTTCTCTCGACCCTGCCGGAAAAACTCGAACTCCTCTCGCGCTACGGCATCGACGAGGTCATCGCCGTGCCGTTCACCGCCGAATTCGCCGCCCGGCCCAAGGAAGACTTCCTGAACGATCTGCGCAGCCTGCGCCCACGCGCCGTGGTGGTGGGCGAGGACTTCTACTTCGGCAAGGGCCGCGCCGGGAGCGTGCAGGACCTGCGCGGGGTCAGCCGCGACGTGACAGCCCTGCCGATGCACAGCCTGGGCGGCGAGGACATCAAGAGCACCCGCATCCGCGAGTTCCTGCGCCTGGGGCAGGTTGAGAGTGCCCAGCGCTTCCTGGGCCGCCACTACAGCGCCCAGGGCGTGGTGGTGCAGGGCGATCAGCTGGGGCGCACCATCGGCTTTCCCACCGCCAACGTGCAGGTGGCACAGGGCAAGGCGCTGCCCCGGGGCGTGTTCGCGGTGCGGGTGCAGGTGGAATCCGAGGGCCTCACCGAGGTCCACGACGGGATGGCCAACATCGGGAACCGGCCCACCGTGAACGGCTCGGTGCTGCGCTTCGAGGTCAACCTGCTCGACTTCGACGGCGACCTCTACGGCAAGGAACTCCAGGTCAAGTTCTTTCACTTCATCCGCGCCGAGCAGAAGTTCTCCGGCCTCGACGAACTCAAGGCGCAGTTGGGCCGCGACCTGGACCGGACGCGCGCGCTGCTGGCCGAAACGTAA
- a CDS encoding NUDIX domain-containing protein: protein MSDTRTLYSGHIVDLEVQDGKWEIVRHAPAVAVLLLNAAGEMLCVRQFRHAIAAHTIEVPAGLIDDGEAPEAAARRELQEEAGLDADMTLLTRFYSSPGFCDEELHVFRAVNPRESRLPMDDDEDIEVLWLQPQAVLAGLRDGSLKGSATTVTAALLALTGAPPAAGLGVRVDQQGGDQQGRH, encoded by the coding sequence ATGAGCGACACCCGGACCCTATACAGCGGGCATATCGTGGACCTCGAAGTCCAGGACGGCAAATGGGAAATCGTACGTCACGCTCCGGCGGTGGCAGTGCTGCTGCTGAACGCGGCGGGCGAGATGCTGTGCGTGCGTCAGTTTCGCCACGCCATCGCGGCCCATACCATCGAAGTGCCGGCCGGCCTGATCGACGACGGTGAAGCGCCGGAAGCCGCCGCTCGCCGCGAACTGCAGGAGGAAGCCGGGCTCGACGCCGACATGACGCTGCTGACCCGCTTCTATTCCAGCCCCGGCTTCTGCGACGAGGAGCTGCACGTGTTCCGGGCGGTGAATCCGCGCGAGTCCCGCTTGCCGATGGACGACGACGAGGACATCGAGGTGCTGTGGCTTCAGCCGCAGGCGGTGCTGGCCGGGCTGCGCGACGGCTCCCTGAAAGGCAGCGCGACCACCGTCACGGCGGCGCTGCTGGCCCTGACCGGCGCGCCGCCCGCAGCGGGCCTGGGCGTCAGGGTCGATCAGCAGGGCGGCGACCAGCAGGGACGCCACTGA
- the ftsZ gene encoding cell division protein FtsZ gives MQAARIRVIGLGGAGNNAVNRMIESGLEGVEFIAGNTDAQVLAKSHAEVRIQLGDRLTRGLGAGANPEVGEKAAMEDRERIKEYLEGTDMLFITAGMGGGTGTGSAPVVAEVAREMNILTVGIVTKPFKFEGPRRSKVAEDGIAKLQERVDGMIVVNNEKLLTAVDKKVSIRDAFLIADRVLYYGVKGISDVINVEGMINVDFADVRNLLSGAGAVLMGIGSGRGDKLADEAAASAINSPLLERGVEGARRILVNVTGGYDLAMNDAHEIVEKIRDATGYDDPDMLFGVSFDENAGDEVRVTVIATGFNETQSALGGGRLDPIPSSTVRTSRGQSHYDPKDYDIPAFLRQVDRS, from the coding sequence ATGCAAGCGGCCAGAATTCGCGTGATCGGCCTGGGTGGAGCAGGAAACAACGCCGTCAACCGCATGATCGAGTCGGGACTCGAGGGTGTGGAGTTTATCGCCGGGAACACCGACGCACAGGTGCTGGCCAAAAGCCACGCCGAAGTCAGGATTCAGCTCGGTGACCGCCTGACCCGTGGTCTGGGCGCCGGGGCCAATCCGGAAGTGGGCGAGAAAGCGGCGATGGAAGACCGCGAGCGCATCAAGGAGTACCTCGAAGGCACCGACATGCTCTTTATCACCGCCGGCATGGGCGGCGGCACCGGCACCGGCTCGGCGCCGGTGGTGGCCGAGGTCGCCCGTGAAATGAACATCCTGACGGTCGGAATCGTCACCAAGCCCTTCAAGTTCGAGGGGCCGCGCCGCAGCAAGGTGGCCGAGGACGGCATCGCCAAGTTGCAGGAGCGCGTCGACGGCATGATCGTCGTGAACAACGAGAAACTGCTCACCGCCGTGGACAAGAAGGTCTCGATCCGCGACGCCTTCCTGATCGCCGACCGGGTGCTGTACTACGGCGTGAAAGGCATCAGCGACGTGATCAACGTCGAGGGCATGATCAACGTCGACTTCGCCGACGTGCGCAACCTGCTCTCCGGCGCCGGCGCGGTGCTGATGGGCATCGGCTCGGGGCGCGGCGACAAGCTGGCCGACGAGGCCGCTGCCAGCGCCATCAACAGCCCGCTGCTCGAGCGCGGTGTGGAAGGTGCGCGCCGGATTCTGGTGAACGTCACCGGCGGCTACGACCTCGCCATGAACGACGCCCACGAGATCGTGGAGAAGATCCGCGACGCCACCGGCTACGACGATCCCGACATGCTCTTCGGCGTGTCTTTCGACGAGAACGCCGGCGACGAGGTGCGCGTGACGGTCATCGCCACCGGCTTCAACGAAACCCAGAGTGCGCTGGGCGGTGGGCGGCTCGATCCGATTCCCTCCTCCACCGTGCGCACCTCGCGTGGGCAGAGCCACTACGATCCCAAGGACTACGACATTCCGGCGTTCCTGCGTCAGGTGGACCGGAGCTAA
- a CDS encoding LysM peptidoglycan-binding domain-containing C40 family peptidase — protein MSGSATAATYTVRAGDTISEVAQRYNLQPQKLMQMNGLNSTTLQIGQKLNVGGAAAPSKATASAPTKGTSYVRSAALRFLGIRYAHGGTNNWGMDCSGYTQAVYQSLGISLPRTAAAQYGSGRAVSRSNLQAGDLMFFNTMGRGVSHVAIYLGNGDFANANSYYGRTMIDNLSNPYWSSRYVGARRVL, from the coding sequence TTGAGCGGCAGCGCCACCGCCGCCACCTACACCGTCAGGGCCGGAGACACCATTTCGGAGGTTGCGCAGCGCTACAACCTGCAGCCCCAGAAGCTGATGCAGATGAACGGCCTCAACTCCACCACCCTGCAGATCGGCCAGAAACTCAATGTCGGCGGCGCTGCCGCGCCCAGCAAGGCCACGGCCAGCGCGCCCACCAAGGGCACCAGCTACGTGCGCTCGGCCGCACTGCGCTTTCTGGGCATCCGCTACGCCCACGGCGGCACCAACAACTGGGGGATGGACTGCAGCGGCTACACCCAGGCGGTGTACCAGTCGCTGGGCATCTCGCTGCCCCGCACGGCGGCGGCGCAGTACGGCAGCGGCCGCGCGGTGAGCCGCAGCAACCTGCAGGCCGGCGACCTGATGTTCTTCAACACCATGGGCCGGGGCGTGTCGCACGTCGCCATCTACCTGGGCAACGGCGACTTCGCCAACGCCAACAGCTACTACGGCCGCACCATGATCGACAACCTCTCCAACCCCTACTGGTCGAGCCGCTACGTCGGCGCCCGCCGGGTCCTGTAA
- a CDS encoding metallophosphoesterase family protein, translating into MQEAVSDGIHGTLPALEVAMADFRGQAPDLLVCLGNVGMTGLWPNVCLQAVEALNCPVVLDNAAEALLWPWAALQPRGLPDEREIYEPDAWSHVAVGHRERGLVQAYQPTVSSLPEVLAFHGRPERNTEVLDAATPEGRLLA; encoded by the coding sequence ATGCAGGAGGCGGTCTCCGACGGTATCCATGGCACCCTGCCCGCACTCGAAGTGGCAATGGCCGACTTCCGAGGCCAGGCGCCGGACCTGCTGGTCTGCCTGGGTAACGTGGGCATGACCGGCCTTTGGCCCAACGTGTGCTTGCAAGCGGTAGAAGCCCTGAACTGCCCCGTGGTCCTGGACAATGCCGCCGAAGCGTTGCTGTGGCCCTGGGCCGCTTTGCAGCCGCGTGGCTTGCCCGACGAGCGCGAAATTTACGAACCCGACGCCTGGAGCCATGTGGCGGTCGGCCACCGTGAGCGTGGGCTGGTCCAGGCCTACCAGCCGACAGTCTCGTCCTTGCCCGAAGTCCTGGCTTTCCACGGTAGGCCAGAACGCAACACGGAAGTTCTTGACGCGGCGACGCCTGAAGGGCGTCTTCTGGCGTAG
- a CDS encoding metallophosphoesterase family protein — MGGHTHRPLLRTLEGWQLLNPGSVGMPFEQRNGAYLNVARAGYLLMDEVPDGWSIQFRRRAYPARQIREGLR; from the coding sequence GTGGGCGGTCACACGCACCGTCCACTCCTGCGGACGCTCGAAGGCTGGCAACTGCTCAACCCGGGCTCGGTGGGCATGCCGTTCGAACAGAGAAATGGAGCGTACCTGAACGTGGCCCGCGCCGGGTACCTGTTGATGGACGAGGTGCCGGATGGATGGAGCATTCAATTTCGGAGGCGGGCATACCCGGCCCGGCAGATTCGGGAAGGCCTACGCTAG